In a single window of the Atlantibacter hermannii genome:
- a CDS encoding putative acetyltransferase → MLIRVEIPIDAPGIDALLRRTFESGSEADLIHDLREDGMLTLGLVATDDEGQVVGYVAFSPVTVKGEDLQWVGLAPLAVDESLRGQGLARQLVYEGLDSLNEFGYAAVVALGDPALYSRFGFELAAHHDLHCRWPGTESAFHIHPLAPDALKGVSGLVEYHDHFNRF, encoded by the coding sequence ATGCTAATTCGTGTAGAAATTCCCATAGATGCACCCGGTATTGATGCGCTGTTGCGCCGCACCTTTGAAAGCGGCAGCGAAGCGGATCTCATTCATGACCTGCGTGAAGATGGAATGCTAACTTTAGGCCTGGTCGCGACGGATGATGAAGGGCAGGTCGTGGGGTATGTCGCCTTCAGTCCGGTCACCGTAAAAGGCGAAGACTTACAGTGGGTCGGGCTTGCGCCGCTGGCGGTTGATGAATCGTTGCGTGGGCAGGGGCTGGCTCGCCAGTTGGTGTATGAAGGGCTCGATTCCCTGAATGAATTTGGCTACGCCGCCGTGGTTGCGTTAGGGGATCCGGCGCTTTACAGCCGTTTTGGTTTTGAGCTTGCCGCCCATCACGATTTACACTGCCGCTGGCCAGGAACCGAAAGCGCGTTCCACATCCATCCGCTGGCACCTGATGCGCTCAAGGGCGTAAGCGGCCTGGTCGAGTACCACGACCACTTCAATCGTTTCTGA
- the mtr_4 gene encoding tryptophan-specific transport protein, whose product MATLSTTSVKPSTLGGIVIIAGTIIGAGMFSLPVVMSGAWFFWSLAALGVTWFCMLHSGLMILEANLNYAPGASFDTMTRDLLGKHWTWINGLSIAFVLYILTYAYISASGSILHHTLSEMSLSFSPRLAGLIFALIVAFVVWLSTRAVSRMTAIVLGAKVITFFLTFGSLLGHVEPATLFNVAEPTPSYLPYLLMTLPFCLASFGYHGNVPSLMKYYGKDPHTIVRCIVWGTLIALALYTVWLLATMGNIPRPAFIDIARQGGNIDVLVQALAGVLNSKTLDLLLIVFSNFAVASSFLGVTLGLFDYLADLFGFDDSATGRFKTVLLTFAPPVAGGMLWPNGFLYAIGYAGLAATIWAAIVPALLARASRKRFGSPLFRVWGGTPMIVLILIFGIGNALVHLLSTANLLPVYQ is encoded by the coding sequence ATGGCAACCCTCTCCACCACCAGCGTCAAGCCTTCAACACTGGGCGGCATCGTTATCATCGCAGGCACAATTATTGGGGCAGGTATGTTTTCTCTGCCCGTCGTGATGTCTGGCGCGTGGTTTTTTTGGTCACTGGCAGCATTAGGTGTGACCTGGTTTTGCATGCTGCATTCGGGGCTAATGATCCTGGAAGCTAACCTGAATTACGCACCTGGCGCGAGCTTCGATACCATGACCCGGGACCTGCTTGGCAAGCACTGGACATGGATTAACGGCCTTTCCATCGCCTTTGTGTTGTATATCCTGACCTACGCCTACATTTCAGCAAGCGGCTCGATTCTTCATCATACGCTGTCAGAAATGTCGCTCTCCTTTTCACCCCGTCTTGCGGGGCTGATTTTCGCCCTGATTGTGGCGTTTGTTGTGTGGTTGAGTACGCGCGCGGTCAGCCGAATGACGGCAATCGTGCTCGGCGCAAAGGTGATCACCTTTTTCCTGACGTTCGGCAGCCTGTTAGGCCATGTTGAGCCCGCCACGCTGTTTAATGTCGCAGAGCCGACGCCCTCGTACTTGCCCTATTTATTGATGACCTTACCGTTCTGCCTGGCATCGTTTGGTTATCACGGCAACGTACCCAGCCTGATGAAGTATTACGGCAAAGATCCTCATACGATTGTGCGCTGCATTGTCTGGGGAACGCTGATCGCACTGGCGCTGTATACCGTGTGGCTACTGGCGACAATGGGTAATATTCCGCGTCCCGCCTTTATCGACATTGCCCGTCAGGGCGGGAATATTGATGTGCTGGTTCAGGCGCTGGCGGGTGTGTTGAACAGTAAAACGCTCGATCTCCTGTTGATCGTGTTTTCAAACTTCGCCGTCGCCAGCTCGTTCCTGGGCGTCACGCTGGGGCTATTCGATTATCTGGCGGATTTATTTGGTTTTGATGATTCTGCGACAGGTCGTTTCAAAACGGTGCTGCTGACCTTTGCGCCGCCTGTTGCGGGCGGCATGCTATGGCCGAACGGGTTTCTCTATGCCATTGGCTATGCCGGCCTTGCTGCCACTATTTGGGCCGCAATCGTACCAGCGTTACTGGCCCGGGCGTCACGCAAGCGCTTCGGTAGTCCGCTGTTCCGCGTATGGGGCGGGACGCCGATGATTGTTTTGATCCTCATCTTCGGGATTGGCAATGCGCTGGTGCATCTGTTATCGACGGCGAACCTGCTGCCGGTTTATCAATAA
- the nlpI gene encoding lipoprotein NlpI precursor encodes MKPFLRWCFVATALTLAGCNNSAWRKSEVLAVPLQPTLQQEVILARMEQILASRALTDDERAQLLYERGVLYDSLGLRALARNDFSQALAIRPDMPEVFNYLGIYLTQAGNFDAAYEAFDSVLELDPTYNYAHLNRGIALYYGGRYRLAQDDLLAFYQDDPNDPFRSLWLYIAESKLDEKQAKASLQQRLDKSDKEQWGWNIVEFYLGDINEATLMDRLKADATDNTSLAEHLSETNFYLGKYYLSLGDTDSATALFKLAVANNVHNYVEHRYALLELALLGQEQEDLAESDQQ; translated from the coding sequence ATGAAGCCTTTTTTGCGCTGGTGTTTCGTTGCGACAGCTCTCACGCTGGCAGGATGCAACAATTCTGCCTGGCGTAAGAGTGAAGTCCTCGCGGTACCATTGCAACCGACTTTACAGCAAGAAGTGATTCTGGCACGTATGGAACAAATTCTTGCCAGTCGGGCTTTAACCGATGATGAACGCGCTCAGCTTTTATATGAGCGCGGAGTGTTGTATGATAGTCTTGGTTTGCGGGCACTGGCGCGAAATGATTTTTCACAAGCGTTGGCTATCCGCCCCGATATGCCTGAAGTATTCAATTACTTAGGCATTTATTTAACGCAGGCAGGCAATTTTGATGCTGCCTATGAAGCGTTTGATTCTGTACTTGAGCTTGATCCAACTTACAACTACGCGCATTTAAATCGCGGTATCGCCCTCTATTACGGCGGACGTTACCGGTTAGCGCAAGATGATCTGCTGGCGTTTTATCAAGACGATCCCAATGATCCTTTCCGTAGTCTGTGGCTCTATATTGCTGAAAGCAAACTGGATGAGAAACAGGCCAAGGCGTCGCTACAGCAGCGCCTGGATAAATCGGATAAAGAGCAATGGGGATGGAACATTGTCGAGTTCTACCTGGGCGACATTAACGAAGCAACGTTAATGGACCGTCTCAAGGCGGACGCAACGGATAACACCTCGCTCGCTGAGCATCTCAGTGAAACCAACTTCTATTTAGGTAAGTACTACCTAAGTCTGGGGGATACGGACAGCGCTACGGCACTGTTCAAGTTAGCGGTAGCTAACAACGTACATAACTACGTTGAACACCGTTACGCATTGTTGGAACTAGCGCTCTTGGGCCAGGAGCAAGAAGACCTGGCAGAATCGGACCAGCAATAG
- the yhbT gene encoding sterol-binding protein has protein sequence MLDKLRSRLVRLGPSLMRTPVKLAPFALKRQVLEHVLSWQFRQALEEGELEFLEGRWLCIEVRDIELRWFTSVQNGRLVVQEDAPADVCFSADASDLLMIAARKQDPDTLFFQRRLVIEGDTELGLNVKNLMDAIELEAMPKPLRIMLLQLADFVEAGLKEEPSTKATSVGEPC, from the coding sequence GTGTTAGATAAACTGCGTTCGCGCCTGGTTCGTCTTGGCCCCTCACTGATGAGGACGCCTGTTAAGCTGGCGCCCTTTGCTCTGAAGCGACAGGTGCTCGAACACGTGTTATCCTGGCAGTTCCGTCAGGCGCTTGAAGAAGGAGAGCTGGAGTTCCTTGAGGGACGCTGGCTGTGTATTGAAGTGCGCGACATCGAGCTGAGATGGTTTACTTCAGTGCAAAATGGTCGTCTGGTGGTGCAGGAAGATGCGCCTGCAGATGTGTGTTTCAGCGCAGATGCCAGCGATCTTTTGATGATCGCCGCACGCAAACAGGATCCGGATACGCTATTCTTCCAGCGCCGTCTGGTCATCGAAGGCGATACTGAACTTGGCCTGAACGTGAAGAATTTGATGGATGCCATTGAGCTGGAGGCAATGCCGAAACCTTTGCGCATTATGCTTCTGCAACTGGCTGATTTCGTCGAGGCGGGTTTGAAAGAGGAACCCTCGACCAAAGCAACCTCAGTAGGTGAACCATGCTAA
- the deaD gene encoding ATP-dependent RNA helicase (DEAD-box protein), with amino-acid sequence MTEFETTFSDLGLKTPILEALNDLGYEKPSPIQAECIPHLLGGRDVLGMAQTGSGKTAAFSLPLLNNLDPELKAPQILVLAPTRELAVQVAEAMTDFSKHMHGVNVVALYGGQRYDVQLRALRQGPQIVVGTPGRLLDHLKRGTLNLSNLSGLVLDEADEMLRMGFIEDVETIMAQIPEGHQTALFSATMPEAIRRITRRFMKEPQEVRIQSSVTTRPDISQSYWTVYGMRKNEALVRFLEAEDFDAAIIFVRTKNATLEVAEALERSGYNSAALNGDMNQALREQTLERLKDGRLDILIATDVAARGLDVERISLVVNYDIPMDSESYVHRIGRTGRAGRAGRALLFVENRERRLLRNIERTMKLTIPEVELPNAELLGKRRLEKFAAKVQQQLESSDLDQYRALLAKIQPTAEGEELDIETLAAALLKMAQGERPLILPPDAPMRPRREFRERDERFERRGDRNDRGPRTDRPQRDGEERPRRERRDVGDMELYRIEVGRDDGVEVRHIVGAIANEGDISSRYIGNIKLFASHSTIELPKGMPGEVLQHFTRTRILNKPMNMQLLGDAQPRPDRGGERRGGGAGRGGFGGGERREGGRTEGRRFSGERREGGAGRSFSGERREGGRGPRREDGAAPTRRRFGDA; translated from the coding sequence ATGACTGAATTCGAAACCACTTTTTCTGATCTGGGGCTGAAAACTCCTATCCTTGAAGCCCTTAACGATCTGGGTTACGAAAAGCCATCTCCGATCCAGGCTGAGTGCATTCCGCACCTGCTTGGTGGCCGCGATGTTCTGGGTATGGCCCAGACAGGCAGCGGCAAAACCGCAGCGTTCTCGTTACCGCTGCTGAACAACCTTGATCCTGAACTGAAAGCACCGCAAATCCTGGTGCTGGCTCCGACCCGCGAACTGGCGGTTCAGGTAGCTGAAGCAATGACGGACTTCTCTAAACATATGCATGGCGTAAACGTAGTTGCCCTTTACGGCGGCCAGCGTTATGACGTGCAGTTACGCGCCCTGCGTCAGGGCCCGCAGATTGTTGTGGGTACCCCAGGCCGCCTGCTTGACCATTTAAAACGTGGCACGCTGAACCTGTCCAACCTGAGCGGTCTGGTACTGGATGAAGCGGATGAAATGCTACGTATGGGCTTCATCGAAGACGTTGAAACCATCATGGCGCAGATCCCGGAAGGTCATCAGACCGCGCTGTTCTCAGCAACCATGCCGGAAGCCATTCGCCGTATTACCCGCCGCTTTATGAAAGAGCCGCAGGAAGTACGTATTCAGTCCAGCGTCACCACCCGTCCGGACATCAGCCAGAGCTACTGGACGGTGTACGGCATGCGTAAAAACGAAGCGCTGGTGCGTTTCCTGGAAGCGGAAGATTTTGACGCGGCGATCATCTTCGTTCGCACCAAAAACGCGACCCTGGAAGTGGCTGAAGCGCTGGAGCGCAGCGGTTACAACAGCGCCGCGCTGAATGGCGACATGAACCAGGCGCTGCGCGAGCAGACGCTGGAACGTCTGAAAGACGGTCGTCTGGATATCCTGATTGCAACCGACGTGGCAGCACGTGGCCTGGACGTTGAACGTATCAGCCTGGTGGTGAACTACGATATTCCGATGGATTCTGAATCCTACGTTCACCGTATCGGCCGTACCGGTCGTGCGGGCCGCGCTGGCCGCGCCCTGCTGTTCGTTGAGAACCGCGAACGCCGCCTGCTGCGTAACATTGAACGCACCATGAAGCTGACTATTCCGGAAGTGGAACTGCCGAATGCAGAACTGCTGGGCAAACGCCGTCTGGAAAAATTTGCTGCGAAAGTGCAGCAGCAGCTGGAAAGCAGCGATTTGGATCAGTACCGTGCATTGCTGGCGAAAATCCAGCCGACCGCTGAAGGTGAAGAGCTGGACATCGAAACGCTGGCTGCCGCGCTGCTGAAAATGGCGCAGGGCGAACGTCCGCTGATCCTGCCGCCGGATGCGCCGATGCGTCCGCGTCGTGAGTTCCGTGAGCGTGACGAACGTTTCGAACGTCGCGGCGATCGTAACGATCGTGGCCCGCGTACCGATCGTCCTCAGCGTGATGGCGAAGAGCGTCCACGTCGTGAACGTCGTGACGTTGGCGATATGGAACTGTATCGCATTGAAGTGGGTCGTGATGATGGCGTTGAAGTACGTCATATCGTTGGCGCGATTGCTAACGAAGGTGACATCAGCAGCCGTTACATTGGCAACATCAAGCTGTTTGCTTCCCACTCGACTATCGAGCTGCCGAAAGGCATGCCGGGCGAAGTTCTGCAACACTTCACCCGCACGCGTATTCTCAATAAGCCGATGAATATGCAGCTGCTGGGCGATGCGCAACCGCGCCCGGATCGCGGCGGTGAACGTCGTGGCGGTGGTGCTGGCCGTGGCGGTTTCGGTGGTGGCGAGCGTCGTGAAGGCGGTCGTACCGAAGGTCGTCGTTTCAGCGGTGAACGTCGTGAAGGCGGCGCAGGCCGTAGCTTCAGTGGCGAACGTCGTGAAGGGGGCCGTGGCCCGCGTCGTGAAGATGGCGCAGCGCCGACCCGTCGTCGTTTCGGTGATGCATAA
- the truB gene encoding tRNA pseudouridine synthase B, translated as MSRPRRRGRDVHGVLLLDKPGGLSSNDALQKVKRLYNANRAGHTGALDPLATGMLPICLGEATKFSQYLLDSDKRYRVIARLGQRTDTSDADGNIVQERPVTFTAEALESALESFRGETQQVPTMFSALKYQGKPLYEYARQGIVVPREARPITVYELLFIRHEGLELELEVHCSKGTYIRTIIDDLGEKLGCGAHVSYLRRLAVSKYPVDRMVTLEQLTELRAQADEQGVDLAAVLDPLLMPMDSPASDFPVVNIQPAIAGYFKNGQPVRVADVPLQGLVRVTEGDERKFIGMGEIDDQGRVAPRRLVVEYHD; from the coding sequence ATGAGTCGTCCTCGTCGTCGCGGTCGCGATGTGCATGGCGTATTGTTGCTGGATAAACCCGGCGGGCTGTCTTCAAACGATGCGTTACAAAAAGTGAAGCGTCTCTACAACGCCAATCGGGCAGGGCATACCGGCGCGCTGGATCCACTCGCTACCGGTATGCTGCCGATTTGCCTTGGCGAAGCGACAAAGTTTTCCCAGTATCTGCTTGATTCCGATAAGCGCTATCGGGTGATCGCTCGGCTTGGTCAGCGTACCGACACGTCCGATGCTGATGGCAATATCGTTCAGGAGCGGCCTGTGACGTTTACCGCAGAGGCCTTGGAAAGCGCGCTGGAAAGTTTCCGTGGTGAAACCCAGCAGGTGCCGACGATGTTCTCTGCGTTAAAATATCAGGGAAAACCGCTGTACGAATATGCGCGCCAGGGCATTGTTGTGCCGCGTGAAGCGCGCCCAATTACCGTTTATGAACTACTCTTTATCCGCCATGAAGGGCTTGAGCTGGAACTGGAAGTTCACTGCTCGAAAGGGACTTATATTCGTACCATCATTGACGATTTAGGCGAAAAACTGGGTTGCGGCGCGCATGTCAGTTATTTGCGCCGCCTCGCGGTGAGTAAATATCCCGTTGATCGTATGGTGACGCTGGAGCAGCTTACTGAGCTGCGTGCTCAGGCGGATGAACAGGGCGTGGACCTGGCGGCGGTACTTGACCCGCTTCTGATGCCAATGGACAGTCCGGCATCGGACTTCCCGGTGGTAAATATACAACCCGCCATTGCCGGCTATTTTAAAAACGGCCAGCCGGTTCGCGTAGCGGATGTGCCCTTGCAGGGCCTGGTGCGCGTCACGGAAGGCGATGAACGTAAGTTTATCGGCATGGGCGAAATCGACGATCAAGGGCGCGTTGCGCCGCGTCGTTTGGTTGTGGAATACCACGACTAA
- a CDS encoding putative peptidase, with amino-acid sequence MKYSLGPVLYYWPRATLEQFYQAAANSSADIVYLGESVCSKRRDTKVGDWLEMAKTLAASGKQVVLSTLALVQAPSELNELKRYVENGDFLIEASDFGTVNMAYERGLPFVASHALNCYNAVTLRLLAKQGMMRWCMPVELSRDWLANLLAQCETLGIRNQFEVEVFSYGHLPLAYSARCFTARSEDRPKDECETCCINYPNGRVIHSQEGQQVFVLNGIQTMSGYVYNLGNELTSMQGLVDVVRLSPLGIEMLDMVNAFRANESGAAPLALETDNDCNGYWRRLAGLELQA; translated from the coding sequence ATGAAATATTCACTGGGGCCGGTGCTTTATTACTGGCCGAGAGCGACGCTGGAACAGTTTTATCAGGCAGCAGCGAACAGCAGCGCCGACATTGTTTACCTTGGCGAGTCGGTGTGCAGCAAGCGTCGTGATACCAAAGTCGGTGACTGGCTGGAGATGGCGAAAACGCTGGCGGCCAGCGGTAAACAGGTGGTGTTGTCGACTCTTGCATTAGTCCAGGCACCTTCGGAGCTTAACGAGCTGAAGCGTTATGTCGAAAACGGCGATTTTCTGATTGAAGCCAGTGATTTCGGCACGGTAAATATGGCATATGAACGCGGGTTACCTTTCGTCGCCAGCCATGCGCTCAACTGCTATAACGCCGTTACGCTACGCCTTCTGGCAAAACAGGGCATGATGCGCTGGTGCATGCCGGTAGAATTGTCCCGCGACTGGCTGGCGAATTTACTGGCTCAGTGCGAAACGCTGGGGATCCGCAATCAGTTTGAGGTGGAAGTGTTCAGCTATGGTCATTTGCCGCTGGCCTACTCTGCCCGCTGCTTTACCGCTCGCTCCGAAGACCGACCAAAAGACGAATGTGAAACCTGCTGCATCAATTATCCCAACGGGCGCGTCATTCACTCTCAGGAAGGCCAGCAGGTGTTTGTGTTAAACGGTATTCAGACCATGAGCGGCTATGTCTACAACCTGGGCAATGAACTGACTTCCATGCAGGGATTAGTGGATGTGGTACGGCTTTCACCGCTGGGCATTGAGATGCTCGACATGGTTAACGCCTTTCGCGCTAACGAATCAGGCGCCGCACCGCTGGCGCTGGAAACCGATAACGACTGCAATGGTTACTGGCGTCGTCTGGCCGGTCTGGAACTGCAGGCGTAA
- the rbfA gene encoding ribosome-binding factor A, translating into MAKEFGRAQRVAQEMQKEIAIILQREIKDPRLGLMTTVSDVEVSRDLAYAKVFVTFLNDKDEEAIKAGIKALQDASGFIRTLLGKAMRLRIVPELTFFYDNSLVEGMRMSNLVSNVIKDDEARRVNPDDNKED; encoded by the coding sequence ATGGCGAAAGAATTTGGTCGCGCACAGCGGGTCGCCCAGGAAATGCAAAAAGAGATTGCTATTATCCTGCAGCGTGAGATTAAAGATCCGCGTTTAGGCCTGATGACCACCGTTTCTGACGTGGAAGTATCCCGCGATCTGGCTTATGCCAAAGTATTTGTCACCTTTCTGAACGACAAAGACGAAGAAGCCATTAAAGCGGGTATTAAAGCATTGCAGGACGCCTCTGGCTTTATTCGTACACTGTTGGGTAAAGCGATGCGTCTGCGTATCGTGCCGGAACTGACCTTCTTCTATGACAACTCATTAGTTGAAGGTATGCGCATGTCTAACCTGGTGAGTAACGTCATCAAGGACGACGAAGCGCGTCGCGTTAATCCGGACGACAACAAGGAGGACTAA
- the yhbU_3 gene encoding protease yhbU, whose translation MELLCPAGNLPALKAAIENGADAVYIGLKDDTNARHFAGLNFTDKKLQEAVNVVHQHRRKLHIAINTFAHPDGYQRWERQWIWLRNPAPMR comes from the coding sequence ATGGAGTTGCTGTGTCCTGCCGGAAATTTGCCGGCACTGAAAGCGGCTATCGAAAACGGCGCTGATGCGGTGTATATCGGCCTGAAAGACGATACGAACGCGCGCCATTTTGCAGGCCTCAACTTTACCGATAAAAAGCTTCAGGAAGCGGTGAATGTGGTTCATCAGCACCGCCGGAAGCTGCATATTGCGATTAACACCTTTGCGCATCCCGATGGCTATCAACGCTGGGAACGGCAGTGGATATGGCTGCGCAATCCGGCGCCGATGCGTTAA
- the limB gene encoding monooxygenase: MTTQSTVPFSLLDLAPIPQGLSARDAFHHSLDLAKLAEARGYDRYWLAEHHNMTGIASAATSVLIGYLAANTTTLRLGSGGVMLPNHSPLVIAEQFGTLDALYPGRIELGLGRAPGSDQRTMMALRRHMSGDIDNFPRDVNELVEWFDARDPNPAVRPVPGYGAKIPVWLLGSSLYSAQLAAQMGLPFAFASHFAPDMLLQALHLYRTQFKPSERLEKPYAVVCINIVAADSNRDAEFLFTSMQQAFVKLRRGEAGQLPPPVESMESIWSPAEQYGVQQALGMSLVGDKAKVRHGLLSILRETEADEIMVNGQIFDHQARLHSFDLAMQVRESL, from the coding sequence ATGACCACGCAATCAACTGTACCTTTCTCGTTACTTGACCTGGCGCCGATCCCTCAGGGACTCAGCGCACGGGACGCTTTTCATCATTCTCTGGATTTGGCGAAGCTTGCCGAAGCGCGCGGCTATGACCGCTACTGGCTGGCTGAACACCATAATATGACCGGTATCGCCAGCGCGGCGACCTCCGTGCTGATCGGATACCTTGCGGCAAATACCACCACGTTGCGCCTGGGATCCGGCGGCGTGATGTTACCCAACCACTCGCCACTGGTGATTGCCGAGCAGTTCGGCACCCTTGATGCGTTATATCCGGGCCGAATTGAACTGGGCCTGGGGCGTGCGCCAGGCAGCGATCAGCGCACCATGATGGCCTTGCGTCGCCATATGAGCGGCGATATCGACAATTTCCCACGCGATGTTAATGAGCTGGTGGAGTGGTTTGACGCCCGCGATCCCAATCCGGCCGTCCGACCGGTGCCGGGCTATGGCGCTAAAATTCCGGTCTGGCTGTTAGGCTCAAGCCTGTATAGCGCGCAACTTGCGGCTCAGATGGGGCTTCCCTTCGCGTTTGCCTCACACTTCGCGCCGGATATGCTGCTCCAGGCGTTGCATCTCTATCGCACCCAGTTCAAACCCTCAGAACGTCTGGAGAAACCTTACGCGGTAGTCTGTATTAATATCGTGGCCGCCGACAGTAACCGCGACGCCGAGTTTTTGTTTACGTCGATGCAGCAGGCATTTGTCAAACTGCGCCGCGGCGAGGCCGGGCAACTTCCGCCGCCGGTAGAAAGTATGGAAAGTATCTGGAGTCCGGCTGAGCAATATGGCGTGCAGCAGGCGCTGGGGATGTCGCTGGTAGGGGATAAAGCCAAAGTGCGCCATGGATTACTGTCGATACTGCGGGAAACCGAAGCCGACGAAATCATGGTCAACGGGCAGATTTTCGATCATCAGGCCCGTCTCCACTCATTTGATCTGGCGATGCAGGTTCGTGAATCGCTCTAA
- the yhbU_4 gene encoding protease yhbU, producing the protein MAAQSGADALILADIAMLEYAAERYPHVERHVSVQASATNEEAIRFYQRNFDVARVVLPRVLSIHQVKQLARVTPVPLEVFAFGSLCIMAEGRCYLSSYLTGESPNTVGACSPARFVRWQQTPQGLESRLNDVLIDRYQEGENAGYPTLCKGRYVVDDQRYHALEEPTSLNTLELLPELLAANIASVKIEGRQRSPAYVSQVAKVWRQAIDRCMANPQQFQVQQAWMDTLGAMSEGTQTTLGAYHRKWQ; encoded by the coding sequence ATGGCTGCGCAATCCGGCGCCGATGCGTTAATTCTGGCAGATATCGCCATGCTGGAATACGCGGCGGAACGTTATCCGCATGTGGAGCGCCACGTCTCTGTCCAGGCGTCCGCCACCAATGAGGAAGCAATTCGGTTTTACCAGCGCAACTTTGATGTGGCGCGCGTGGTGCTGCCTCGCGTGCTGTCTATTCACCAGGTTAAGCAACTGGCCCGCGTGACGCCGGTACCGCTTGAAGTGTTCGCCTTCGGTAGCCTGTGCATAATGGCGGAAGGCCGTTGCTATCTCTCGTCTTACCTGACCGGGGAATCCCCCAATACCGTGGGCGCCTGTTCGCCCGCACGCTTTGTGCGCTGGCAGCAAACGCCGCAAGGGCTGGAATCACGCCTTAACGATGTGCTTATCGACCGCTACCAGGAAGGAGAAAACGCCGGGTATCCCACGCTGTGCAAAGGGCGTTACGTGGTGGATGACCAGCGTTATCACGCTCTTGAAGAGCCCACCAGCCTGAATACCCTGGAATTACTTCCGGAACTGCTCGCCGCCAATATCGCCTCGGTCAAAATCGAAGGCCGTCAGCGCAGCCCGGCGTATGTCAGCCAGGTGGCAAAAGTGTGGCGTCAGGCCATCGATCGCTGTATGGCAAATCCACAACAGTTCCAGGTTCAGCAAGCCTGGATGGACACGCTGGGCGCGATGTCCGAAGGCACGCAGACCACCCTTGGCGCGTATCACCGCAAATGGCAGTAA